CATAAAACGGCACCTGTCACACAAGTGCTCTTTGAAAAATAACACAAAACGAAAAAGTCATGGTCGCtctgagagaggagatggggtgaGAGCGatagaggaatgagagagaggagcgagagagcgaaagaaGAGTGTCGCTCCTCCTCTCGTTCAAACCTCACACATGTGCACTTCAAACCGCCATGGCCTGCTAATCAACCATTGTGTGAGCTCACTCAGCCAGAGATACACTCCTTACATTGGACTAGGTGAACCAGAGAGACTGGGGGGTAAATGGAGCTGATATAATGGCTGTGAGAGAAAGGGGTAAAtgcgggagagaaagagagagagagacagagacagacagcgagatagagagagacagagagaaacagagagagacagcgagagagagagagagagagagagagagagagagagagagagagacagagagacagagagagacagagatatgcagagacagagacagagtcacAAAGCTATCTGTGATGGCGCTCTAGGGGCCACCGGGGGAAACTTAATCAAAAAAAGGTTGGCAGctcggggagagagagggagcagagtggagcagagaagaggagaggagagggggagtagaggacagagaacaggtgacagggttctctctctctcttcactttcgTCTCCAGAACAAAGTCAAACCCTGAGAGTCGTAATCCAACTGTCGCTAGGAGCAACACGTGCTTTGCTCTGTCTGTCACCACGCCTTGGGGTTAACCCTTCACCTTCACCAATCAGTGGGCTTCAATGGACATGCCGACATACACTTACAGTACCCGTTCACACTAATTCTGGAGTTCCCTCAAATTCTCTCATTGTCAAGTTCACAGCTGCATCTTCTCAAGTGAAGAGGTCACAAGAGGAAAGGAACGCTGAGCGACACCAACTCTCATTCAACATTCTTTCCCAACAACCGTGTTTCACCGATCCCTCAGTGTCAGTGGACGTGCCGGGGAGTGTGCACGATGTTGAGCCGTGCACGCTCCCGAGCCAAGGAAGGAGAGAtaaaagagagagataaataaaaaGGTGTGTCGTGCACACCGACCGGACTCACCATTATCGCTGTCCGACTTGTTTTCGTGCTCTGTGTCGGTGAGGGTCAGGGCCGAGTTGGACCGGCTGGACAGGCACGAGTTCCGGCCGCCCGACTTCACCCCGCGGCCCCACAGCCGCATGGCGCGCTCCGGTGACATCACGCCCTCGTTCTCGGTGTCCACGTCGGAGCCGGCGCCGGCCGAGTAGCCGCGGTGGGGGAGGCCCATCTCGGAGCAGAAGGCCAGGCCGCGGCGCGTGGACGGCTCGCAGATCCCCAGTTGTCTCAGGTTGAAGTTCTGccctgagaggagaggaaacgAGATAGAAGTCGTCAACACTAGAGCCCTGAACATGCATACCGGTCAATAAATGTCTTCCAAAGGAAAAACTAGTGCCCCTTTACAAGagaatacaggaagtacagggtAGAATAAAGGGAGTTTTGAGAGAGGAAACAAGATGGAGGATCTTAAAGACTCTTTCACAAAGAACAAGGTTGAGGACATCAATAGTTTCAATAAGAGAGGCGCTGGAGTCTTTTATTCTAAATGTCAAGTATTTCAGCGATATTTAAGAGAGCTAGCATTTACCAGGGAGAGCAATTCAGTGGCCTTTTACAGGAGAACACAGGGAGTACAGCTGATCTAACTTGAGACTGGCTGTAAAGACAAAACACCTTGAACCCTGTCACTAACAGATCATCTGCCACATTAAAACCTCTTCCTGCCCCTATCTTGTagtgacgggggggggggggggggggatctatacagttacatatcgggatattatttgtGACCATATATCATATCGTATCGTTTTGACTGTCACAATATTATTTTTACGCTAGCTGGCTGCACCTGCACCAAAACGTATCCTCAGAACTGATCAACGTGTgttttctcctgctctctctagtctctctgccgcagacatatagtgagcaatatgtttggaacatcaaatcacaataaaatcacagtatcgaatcgcaatacatatggTATCAGCACCTAAGTATAGTGACTATATCGTaacgtgaggtccctggcaattctcAGCCCTATTATCGCCCCCAACCCCCCAAGGCTCCTCTGACCTCCAGCCCCCCGACCCTCAGATCCATCGTAACACTGAGAACCGGACAGACagaccccctccctccttccccagcCTTATTTGTACAGTATTTGACCAGTGGCAGATGGATAGATTGATGGCTATATAAACTGAATAAGAATATAAACGCTACATGTTACAATTGTCAAGATTTtactcagttacagttcatattaaggaaatcagtcaatttaaataaaatcattaggtcataatctatggatttcacatgactgggaatacagatatgcatctgttggtgacAGATACCTTTTAAAACAGGGTagggggcgtggatcagaaaaccagtcagtatcggGTGTGACCAGATTAAAGTTGAcaaggctgttgattgtggcctgtgaaatgttgtcccactcctcttcaatggctgtgcaaagttgctggatattggtgggaactggaacacgctgtcgtacacgtcgatccagagcatcccaaacatgctcaatgggtaacatgtgtggtgaatatgcaggccatggaagaactgggacattttcagcttccaggaattgtgtacagatccttgcaacatggggatGTGCATTATTTTGCTGAAACAtggaggtgatggcggcggatgaatggcatgacaaatgggcctcaggatctcgtcacggtatctctgtgcattcaaattttcatcaataaaatgcatttgtgttctttgtccatagtttatgcctgcccataccataaccccaccatgggacactctgttcacaacgttgacatcagcaaaccactagcccacacaacgccacacaatgcccagtacagttgaaactgggagtcatccgtgaagagcacacttcatCATGGGCTGGCGtgtttacacgtggtctgcggttgtgaggccggttagacgtactgtcaaattctctaaaacgactctggtggacattcctgcagtcagcatgccaattgcacactccatcaaaacttgagacatctgtggcattgtgttgtgtgacaaaactgcacattttagagtggccttttgttgtcagcagcacaaggtgcacttgtgtaatgatcatgctgtttaatcagcttcttgatatgccacacctttcaggtggatagattatcttggcaaattaGAAATGCTCAGTAACATGGATGTGAACAAATCTGTGCACAAAATTttgcgaaataagctttttgtgcatatgga
This genomic window from Salvelinus namaycush isolate Seneca chromosome 8, SaNama_1.0, whole genome shotgun sequence contains:
- the LOC120052231 gene encoding teneurin-3, translated to MDVKERRPYCSLTKSRRDKERRYTGSSGDSEECGSGGPGPRVPTQKSYSSSETLKAFDHQDSSRLLYSSRVKEMVHREQDEYTRQGQNFNLRQLGICEPSTRRGLAFCSEMGLPHRGYSAGAGSDVDTENEGVMSPERAMRLWGRGVKSGGRNSCLSSRSNSALTLTDTEHENKSDSDNGSR